The DNA window agaaacagcagaaacataacgttatcaaacggtgcctcaATATCCAACATGCTATTAAACCTTTCCATAATCATTCTGAATAAGCTGCTGAGTTGATCATCTCCTCTAAATTCCTTAAAGTTACATCTTAAATATTTACGAGTTTTCTCACAGAAACGTCAAATCAAGTTTGGCTACTTTGGCTAGTATCAATCTCAAAATCATTAGTTAGTCAACATTTCAGGAATTTACAGACCATCAGTCAAATGATCCTGATGCCTATCAGATTGGCAAGCTGTATGCAACTGCAAGTCATCATCTCCATTACACGTATGTAGCCACTAACTAGGTCACACTTGTAGAAGCTAAGGGCATGTGTGAAACTAGTTCATTGATGTGTAAGGTACTAGTATTCCTAACAAAGCAAGACATTAgtatcaagaaaataaataaatacctagGGCCTGAAAATGAACAGCAGTAAGAAATCAAAGAGAAAGATAAGCACAGAACTACCCATAAGGacccaaagaaaaacaaagttgAAGGAAGGAGCAAACTTGATGGAAAAATAGAAGCACGGTTCTATACTTTCTCCTTTCAAGATGGAATACTAAAAAGCCATAGCCTAAGTGGAAAAAACATTCAAGCCAGATGAATCATATGCTTTCCATCCATACACTGCTTTATGTACATGTCAGAAACATGAATGAAAACACAAACACTCACACTAAAAGAAGACACCAAAACAGAAAACAATTCCATAGAGTCATTGGTGATGCAAAAGATGAAGCTTATTGGGTAAGCAGGGGGAAAAAAGATGCTATTGCTTTTATAGCAGGTCATGTTtgagtacctttttttttttttttttttttttctgacggcgagtatccaagcctttggcttgactagtcgtacgggcccatactgagcacacaaccgcatggaccgggtcacaCCGCCATGTTTGAGTACTGAAACtaagaaatgacaaaaaaagaaaaggtcttCGGGATTTGCAGATCAACTTAGAAGCCATATGCAAAATGCTATTCAAGTGTTTCTGTGAGACATCTTGCTGAGGTAAGGGGTGAAGAAGTTATGGAAATTTCTTGTGAAAGGAATAACCAGATCCAGGTGCGTGGATCTAGGAATGGAGACTAAAAGATAAAATATCGAATGGTTTCAGATGCATGCACATGGAATGATGGAAAGACAATCAACAGAGAGTTTCCTGACATTCTCATGCTCAGGATTACATGATTAACTGGAACTTGTTTCTTAACCCCCATTCCTTTCTGGGTccatccatgataagtgcagAAGTTTTAGAAGCACATGTCAGCAGTAAAGAAGACACATTACATTACCAAAGGAAAAGGTAGGAAAATATagtaatagaaaaataaaattcaaagatATAAGAGAGGATGTCTTGGAATATTAGGATTACCTTCACAGGAAATGTTCCATGAGGTAGTTTGGTGGTCAGAAGCTCCCTGAGTCTCCTAACAGCTTTAACCTTGTTTGCTAAGATGTCAAGCAGAGGCAAGAGCTCATCTGTTTTCAAAGGGAAGTCAGGTGTTAACCATAAAACAGGTCTCAAACCCTTTTTGTATTCACTCTCTTGCTTGGACTCACTTGTGGCggcactcttttttttcttattacttTTCTCTTTGCCTTTCTTAACATCCCCTAGATCCTCCCTAGGAAATTCAGAAGACTTCCGGTTATTAACATCACTCCCATTCTTAGAACCTTTCTTGTTCCAGCCAAACcaactcttcttttctttggcaAGACCACTGGGTTCACAACTTTCAAAGCAACCTCCCGCACCATTTTCTTGGGATTCAAAAGCCCCATTTTCCTCATCCTCGCCAAGTCCATCAGAATTACCCATCCGGAGAGCTGAATCTAATTGCATCCTTTCCTCAGCTGTCAATACATCATCATACTCACAATGTACCCCACCATTTACGATTCTCTCATCATCCTCTGCAGCAAATAGTTCCTCATCAGTCATCGCACCAGGAACCCGTCTGGACTTGACACTCACCATCACATGAAGCATATCATAAACCTTAGCCTTCCAATTTCCTACCATCTCAGTCCTCTCCTGTCGCCTCCAGTTCAAATGGGAAACAAGCTCCGCCTGAGTAACATCAATCCCAGGCCGATACATGTTTGTCTGAGACATCAAGGCTACCTCATGGGCAACTTCAGCCTCTGTGGGCTGAGCCCCAGCTCCCTCCAGAGCATTTGTTATTTCTTTCTCCTTGTGTGCAAGGACAATCAGAGAACCAGGTGGAAAAGATAAATTACTATCATCTGAAGAGTAGCCTTCTCCCAGGAAGAGGAAGGTTTGGTCAGAGCGTTGGATGCGGAATCCGTCAAAGCCAGCAAGGGTCATATCAGCACGAAGATTTGAACCACGCTTCCAAATGCGGTAGGTATCTGATGGGGCAATGCGACCAATGAAGGGAATGACAGAGCTTTCAAAATGGAATGTTATCTCCATGTAGAAATCACGAATTCGAGCTGCAGATGAGACTATGCGTGGGAGGCGTCGACACCATTTGGCCCAGGCAAGTGGCTGGTAGTGGCGGGCAATAATCATAGCAATGGAATCTTCACGGGTGCAAACAGCTTCTTGAAGAGCACTCCATCCGTGCTCATTTTGCAGGCTCCAATCAGCACCCACAGCCATTAGAATCTCAGCGGAGATGGGATCCCGGAGTCGGACAGCAAGGTGGAGAGGAGTCTCACGGCCAGGGACATCACGGCGATCAATTGCAGCAGAGACAGTATCAGCCTGGAGCTCGGCAGCAAGGGATTCA is part of the Macadamia integrifolia cultivar HAES 741 chromosome 9, SCU_Mint_v3, whole genome shotgun sequence genome and encodes:
- the LOC122088803 gene encoding ankyrin repeat domain-containing protein 13C-like — translated: MEDLSKYTHSPVHLAVARRDYVFLKRIVSTLPILSKAGEVTTEAESLAAELQADTVSAAIDRRDVPGRETPLHLAVRLRDPISAEILMAVGADWSLQNEHGWSALQEAVCTREDSIAMIIARHYQPLAWAKWCRRLPRIVSSAARIRDFYMEITFHFESSVIPFIGRIAPSDTYRIWKRGSNLRADMTLAGFDGFRIQRSDQTFLFLGEGYSSDDSNLSFPPGSLIVLAHKEKEITNALEGAGAQPTEAEVAHEVALMSQTNMYRPGIDVTQAELVSHLNWRRQERTEMVGNWKAKVYDMLHVMVSVKSRRVPGAMTDEELFAAEDDERIVNGGVHCEYDDVLTAEERMQLDSALRMGNSDGLGEDEENGAFESQENGAGGCFESCEPSGLAKEKKSWFGWNKKGSKNGSDVNNRKSSEFPREDLGDVKKGKEKSNKKKKSAATSESKQESEYKKGLRPVLWLTPDFPLKTDELLPLLDILANKVKAVRRLRELLTTKLPHGTFPVKVAIPIVPTIRVLITFTKFEELQPVDEFSTPLSSPAHFLDSKVKDSDGSTSWISWMRGSRGGQSSDSEGRSFKDEIDPFHIPSDYTWVDANEKKRRMKAKKARSKKGKKQSAAKSTDAGHRVTEDMEEQ